In the Streptobacillus moniliformis DSM 12112 genome, one interval contains:
- the uxaC gene encoding glucuronate isomerase: MTFITNNFMLHNDISKKLYNIAKDKKIIDYHCHLDPKLIAEDKEFEDITEIWLLGDHYKWRAMRANGVSETNITGNVSNKEKFKAWAYTLESTLGNPLFHWSAMELKKYFDIDELLNGENWEEIWERANKVIKDKKLSPKKLIEISNVEYVCTTDGPLDDLRYHDEIKKDTNFKVRVEPGFRPDAFFNLRSEIFLMYVDKLSEITGKKINTYDEYIEAMYERITYFNDKGCNISDHGISKLEFTKYSKEEVEDIFTKVLNKESITDIEYMKYLTAFFIDLSKKYKELGWVMQLHFGAIRNNDVTLLKTIGFDAGSDSIMDQGNVAKNLNLLLSLMKENNSLPKFIIYNLDPSQNNIVACSLANFSSNLPKGYLQYGSGWWFNDTKEGMLRQLKSLADQGLLMNFVGMLTDSRSFVSYIRHDYFRRILCEFIGDLVIKGEIPNDDRLLRKLIENISYKNALEYFGLE; the protein is encoded by the coding sequence ATGACCTTTATAACTAATAATTTTATGTTACATAATGACATATCAAAAAAACTATATAACATTGCAAAAGATAAAAAAATAATAGACTATCATTGCCATTTAGATCCTAAGTTAATAGCTGAAGATAAAGAATTTGAAGATATTACAGAAATTTGGCTATTAGGAGATCACTATAAATGGAGAGCAATGAGAGCAAACGGTGTAAGTGAAACTAATATTACGGGAAATGTGAGTAATAAGGAAAAATTTAAGGCATGGGCATATACTTTAGAAAGCACTTTAGGAAATCCCTTATTTCATTGGTCAGCTATGGAATTAAAAAAATATTTTGATATAGATGAATTATTAAATGGTGAAAATTGGGAAGAAATATGGGAAAGGGCAAATAAGGTAATTAAGGATAAGAAATTAAGCCCTAAAAAACTTATAGAAATATCAAATGTGGAATATGTTTGTACTACAGATGGACCTCTCGATGATTTAAGATATCATGATGAAATTAAAAAAGATACTAATTTTAAAGTTAGAGTAGAGCCTGGATTTAGACCCGATGCCTTCTTTAATTTGAGAAGTGAAATTTTTTTAATGTATGTTGATAAACTTTCTGAAATTACAGGAAAAAAAATTAATACATATGATGAATATATAGAAGCTATGTATGAAAGAATAACATATTTTAATGATAAGGGTTGTAATATATCTGATCATGGAATATCTAAATTAGAATTTACTAAATATAGTAAAGAAGAAGTAGAAGATATATTTACTAAGGTATTAAATAAGGAAAGTATTACAGATATAGAATATATGAAATATTTAACAGCCTTTTTTATAGATTTATCGAAAAAATACAAGGAACTTGGTTGGGTAATGCAACTTCACTTTGGAGCAATTAGAAATAATGATGTAACATTACTTAAAACCATAGGATTTGATGCAGGTTCAGATTCTATAATGGATCAGGGTAATGTTGCAAAAAATTTAAATCTTTTGCTTTCATTGATGAAAGAAAATAATTCATTACCTAAATTCATAATATATAACTTAGATCCAAGTCAAAATAATATTGTAGCTTGTAGTTTAGCTAATTTTAGTTCAAATCTTCCTAAAGGATATTTACAATACGGTTCAGGTTGGTGGTTTAACGATACTAAAGAGGGTATGTTAAGACAACTTAAATCACTTGCTGATCAAGGATTATTAATGAATTTTGTAGGAATGTTAACAGATTCCAGAAGTTTTGTTTCATATATTAGACATGACTATTTTAGAAGAATACTTTGTGAATTTATAGGTGATTTGGTAATTAAGGGAGAAATACCTAATGATGATAGACTTTTGCGAAAATTAATTGAAAATATTTCATATAAAAATGCCTTAGAGTATTTTGGATTGGAGTAG
- a CDS encoding SDR family oxidoreductase, with amino-acid sequence MKVLENKVVVITGAGGIICSEMAKFLSEKGCKIALLDLSFEMAKKVSDEINENGGDTLAIRCNVLDIESIKKAKEEVDRYFGGCDILINGAGGNSPKATTDNEYHELNILNGIKSFFDLEKEGIEFVFDLNILGTILPTQVFAKDMIGRKGANIINISSMNAYTPLTKIPAYSGAKAAVSNFTQWTAVHFSHVGLRCNAIAPGFLRTKQNEKLLFDDNGNPTKRTEKILNSTPMGRFVKPEELNGVLEFLADSDKSSAVTGICIPVDCGFSAYSGV; translated from the coding sequence ATGAAAGTGTTAGAAAATAAGGTGGTAGTTATTACAGGAGCAGGTGGAATAATCTGTTCAGAAATGGCTAAGTTTTTATCGGAAAAAGGATGTAAAATTGCATTACTTGATTTAAGCTTTGAAATGGCTAAAAAAGTATCAGATGAAATAAATGAAAATGGTGGAGATACTTTAGCTATTAGATGTAATGTATTAGATATAGAAAGTATAAAGAAAGCTAAAGAAGAGGTAGATAGATATTTTGGGGGCTGTGATATATTAATTAATGGTGCAGGGGGTAATAGTCCTAAGGCAACAACAGATAATGAATATCATGAATTAAATATTTTAAATGGAATTAAAAGCTTTTTTGATTTAGAAAAAGAAGGAATAGAGTTTGTATTTGATTTAAATATTTTAGGTACTATTTTACCTACACAAGTATTTGCTAAGGATATGATAGGAAGAAAAGGAGCAAATATTATTAATATTTCAAGCATGAATGCTTACACTCCTTTAACAAAAATTCCTGCATATTCAGGGGCAAAAGCTGCTGTAAGTAATTTTACACAATGGACAGCAGTACATTTTTCACATGTTGGATTAAGATGTAATGCAATTGCTCCTGGTTTTTTAAGAACTAAACAAAACGAAAAATTACTATTTGATGATAATGGAAATCCGACTAAAAGAACAGAGAAAATTCTAAATAGTACACCTATGGGAAGATTTGTTAAACCAGAAGAATTAAATGGAGTTTTAGAATTTTTAGCAGATAGTGATAAATCAAGTGCAGTTACAGGTATATGTATACCCGTAGATTGTGGATTTTCAGCTTATTCAGGAGTTTAA
- a CDS encoding SdpI family protein: protein MLNKRKILISILLCLLPIVYALLVYDKLPEMIPTHWNFSGEIDGYTSKKVFVFGMPIFFAVLNIFSIFMLEADPKKIENKNNFLFKNVLWIGPIFINIVVILVILASLGYNINMLMITKIFVGIVLIVVGNYIPKTRQNYTVGIRTPWTLNNEENWNKTHRFGGKILVISGIMTILSVFIPYLYIFAFILFPLIIVYSYWIYRNSKKDS, encoded by the coding sequence ATGTTAAATAAAAGAAAAATATTAATTTCTATTTTATTATGTCTATTACCTATAGTTTATGCTTTATTGGTATATGATAAGTTACCTGAAATGATTCCAACACATTGGAATTTCTCAGGAGAGATTGATGGATATACTTCTAAAAAAGTTTTTGTATTTGGAATGCCTATATTTTTTGCAGTTTTAAATATTTTTTCAATATTTATGCTTGAAGCAGATCCTAAAAAAATTGAAAATAAGAATAACTTTTTATTTAAAAATGTTTTATGGATAGGGCCTATATTCATTAATATTGTTGTAATACTAGTTATTTTAGCATCTTTAGGATATAACATAAATATGTTAATGATAACAAAAATTTTTGTTGGTATAGTTTTAATAGTAGTAGGAAACTATATTCCTAAAACTAGACAAAATTATACTGTAGGAATTAGAACTCCTTGGACTTTAAATAATGAAGAAAATTGGAATAAGACACATAGATTTGGTGGTAAAATACTTGTGATTTCAGGAATAATGACAATTTTATCTGTATTTATACCTTATTTATACATATTTGCTTTTATTCTTTTTCCACTAATCATAGTTTATTCATATTGGATATATAGAAATAGTAAAAAAGATAGTTAA
- a CDS encoding autorepressor SdpR family transcription factor: protein MFKDTFKALSDPIRREILLLLKKGKMNAGDIASSFNITAPTVSYHLNLLKKADLIYETKFKNYIYYELNISVFEELILWFNNFKGDDVYVK, encoded by the coding sequence ATGTTTAAGGATACATTTAAAGCTCTTTCAGATCCAATTAGAAGAGAGATATTATTACTTTTAAAAAAAGGTAAAATGAATGCAGGAGATATTGCTAGTTCATTTAATATTACAGCTCCAACAGTTTCATATCATTTGAATTTATTGAAAAAAGCTGATTTAATATATGAAACTAAATTTAAAAACTATATTTATTATGAACTAAATATTTCAGTTTTTGAAGAATTAATTTTATGGTTTAACAATTTTAAAGGAGATGATGTATATGTTAAATAA
- the uxuA gene encoding mannonate dehydratase: MKMTFRWYGKDDTVTLENIRQIPGMSGVVTAIYSVPVGEIWPMEDLIELKEMVNSYNLDMEVIESIPVHEDIKLRRGKYKEYIENYKENIRRCANVGIKTICYNFMPVFDWTRSQLDKVLPDGSKALVYYRSQIEKLDPTKLALPGWDLSYSPSQVKELIDSYQKLGEEGLWNNLKLFLEEIIPVAIECDIDMGIHPDDPPWPIFGIPRIIKNEEDLDRFLSLYDVKNNGITLCSGSLGCNKKNDFVAMVKKYAGMGRVPFAHLRNIKILEDGSFEESGHLSSEGSLDFAEIVKAYYDAGFKGYLRPDHGREIWGEKSKPGYGLYDRALGATYINGLWEMCKKMKENESVRK; encoded by the coding sequence ATGAAAATGACATTTAGATGGTATGGTAAAGATGATACTGTAACATTAGAAAATATTAGGCAAATACCAGGTATGAGTGGAGTAGTTACAGCAATATATTCAGTTCCTGTAGGTGAAATCTGGCCTATGGAAGATTTAATAGAGTTAAAGGAAATGGTAAATAGCTATAATCTTGATATGGAAGTTATAGAAAGTATTCCTGTTCATGAAGATATTAAGTTAAGAAGAGGGAAATATAAGGAATATATAGAAAATTATAAAGAAAATATTAGAAGATGTGCAAATGTAGGCATTAAGACTATCTGCTATAATTTCATGCCTGTATTTGATTGGACTAGAAGTCAGTTAGATAAGGTCTTACCTGATGGTTCAAAAGCTTTGGTTTACTACAGATCACAAATAGAAAAGCTTGATCCAACTAAGCTTGCACTTCCTGGTTGGGATTTGTCATATAGCCCTAGTCAAGTAAAAGAGTTAATAGATTCATATCAAAAATTAGGTGAGGAAGGACTTTGGAATAATTTAAAATTATTCTTAGAAGAAATAATTCCAGTTGCAATTGAATGTGATATCGATATGGGTATACATCCAGATGATCCACCTTGGCCTATATTTGGAATACCAAGAATAATTAAAAATGAAGAAGATTTAGATAGATTTTTATCGCTATATGATGTTAAAAATAATGGTATTACCTTATGTTCAGGTTCTCTTGGATGTAACAAGAAAAATGATTTTGTTGCTATGGTAAAAAAATATGCAGGAATGGGAAGAGTTCCTTTTGCACACTTAAGAAATATTAAAATCTTAGAAGATGGAAGTTTTGAAGAATCAGGGCATTTATCTAGTGAGGGATCTCTTGATTTTGCAGAAATAGTTAAGGCATATTATGATGCGGGATTTAAAGGATATTTAAGACCAGATCATGGTAGAGAAATTTGGGGAGAAAAGTCAAAACCTGGGTATGGACTTTATGATAGGGCTTTAGGTGCTACATATATTAATGGATTATGGGAAATGTGTAAAAAAATGAAGGAGAATGAAAGTGTTAGAAAATAA
- a CDS encoding LacI family DNA-binding transcriptional regulator, whose amino-acid sequence MNEKITIKTIAKIADVSTKTVSKVINNQSGVKLSTRNKVLDIMKKYNYSINYNAKRLSESKSRNIALVANISKKHPLNKNYIIMQYILEKINDYEIIVYNSVNDLQENPYGGISKGYYDGIILLNPKKIEDIEYVKKSGLPFVISGIYGNYSYVGTDQFQSGIIATEHLITQNCKNILFLLDNKNSFTAIKKIQGYKEVLDINEIEYLEENVIDGFSSPESVEQYISLLHSQNKLPDAILLDSDYPVFGALRAFSKLGIKCPEDIKVITFGDTFICSALTPSITAIKQNFELIAKKLLEILIDKIENNNEIDKSFEIASELIVRESTLKK is encoded by the coding sequence ATGAATGAAAAAATAACTATTAAAACTATAGCTAAAATTGCAGATGTATCAACAAAAACAGTTTCAAAAGTAATAAATAATCAAAGTGGAGTAAAGCTTTCAACTAGAAATAAAGTTTTAGATATTATGAAAAAATATAATTATAGTATAAACTACAATGCTAAAAGATTATCTGAAAGTAAATCAAGAAATATAGCACTAGTAGCAAATATATCTAAAAAACATCCACTTAATAAAAACTATATTATTATGCAATATATTTTAGAAAAGATAAATGATTATGAAATTATAGTATATAATTCGGTAAACGATTTACAAGAAAATCCTTATGGAGGAATTTCTAAAGGATATTATGATGGAATAATATTATTAAATCCTAAAAAAATTGAAGATATAGAATATGTTAAAAAAAGTGGATTACCCTTTGTTATTTCAGGTATATATGGAAACTATAGTTATGTAGGTACTGATCAATTTCAAAGTGGTATTATTGCAACAGAACATTTAATAACTCAAAATTGTAAAAATATATTATTCTTATTAGATAATAAAAATAGTTTTACAGCAATTAAAAAAATACAAGGATATAAAGAAGTTTTAGATATAAATGAAATAGAATATCTTGAAGAAAATGTTATAGATGGTTTTTCTTCTCCTGAAAGTGTAGAGCAATATATATCTTTATTACATAGTCAAAATAAGTTGCCAGATGCAATATTATTAGATTCAGATTATCCAGTTTTTGGGGCTTTAAGAGCATTTTCTAAATTAGGTATTAAATGCCCAGAAGATATTAAAGTAATAACTTTTGGAGATACCTTTATATGTTCTGCACTTACACCATCTATAACAGCTATAAAACAAAATTTTGAATTAATTGCTAAAAAACTATTAGAAATATTAATAGATAAAATAGAAAATAATAATGAGATAGATAAAAGTTTTGAAATTGCATCAGAGTTAATAGTTAGAGAATCGACATTAAAAAAATAG
- a CDS encoding MFS transporter — MENIKYNRAKIWQIALFSLNNTATNIFFALTFYLGYFATGFMGVATVFISNILTTMRIFDGITDPLVGYLIDRTNGKFGKFRPYMIMGNIIMAITMTLIYIVTPTLPENMRFPFFLVVYVIYILGYTCQTAVTKAGQACITNDPKQRPLFSSFEGGYTLVFLSLILPTYVNGYLLPKYGNAFTLELFREFVFTFMFASAILTILSVIGIYQKDRLEFFGTGEVKSNIKFRDYVDIIKNNRAIQTLIVAASTDKIALTTAGNAAVGIMVYGIIMGDNTLQSKLALITIIPAFILLQYFAQYSRKLGIRKGMITTAWGAIITYMLLFLLFQFGDPTKISANNLFGFETLAFIALWCIGRGLIGASGGLTINAIADCSDYETYRTGKYVPGMMGTLFSFVDKIISSISTTIIGVVIAMIGYTNGFPKIGDVNTPQLFYAAMFLFLGLPILGWIASVISLKFYPLTAEKMEEIQKHISDLKNSKR, encoded by the coding sequence ATGGAAAATATAAAATACAATAGAGCAAAAATCTGGCAAATAGCGTTATTTTCGTTAAATAATACAGCAACTAATATATTTTTTGCATTGACATTTTACTTAGGATATTTTGCAACTGGATTTATGGGAGTTGCTACAGTATTTATCTCAAATATATTAACAACAATGAGAATTTTTGATGGTATTACAGATCCATTAGTTGGATATTTAATAGATAGAACTAATGGTAAGTTTGGTAAATTTAGACCATATATGATTATGGGTAATATAATTATGGCTATTACTATGACATTAATATACATAGTTACACCAACATTACCTGAAAATATGAGATTTCCTTTTTTCTTAGTAGTCTATGTTATATATATTCTAGGATACACATGTCAAACAGCTGTAACTAAAGCAGGTCAGGCTTGTATTACTAATGATCCTAAACAAAGACCTTTATTTTCAAGCTTTGAAGGTGGTTATACCCTAGTTTTTCTTTCATTAATTTTACCAACTTATGTAAATGGATATTTATTACCTAAATATGGTAATGCATTTACTTTAGAGTTATTTAGAGAATTTGTATTCACATTTATGTTTGCAAGTGCAATATTAACTATATTATCAGTTATAGGTATATATCAAAAAGATAGATTAGAATTTTTTGGAACAGGTGAGGTTAAATCAAATATTAAATTCAGAGATTATGTGGATATTATAAAAAATAATAGAGCTATACAAACTTTAATAGTAGCAGCATCAACAGATAAGATAGCATTAACTACTGCTGGAAATGCAGCTGTAGGAATAATGGTTTATGGTATCATAATGGGAGATAATACTTTACAATCTAAGCTTGCATTAATAACTATAATACCAGCATTCATACTATTACAATATTTTGCTCAATATTCAAGAAAACTTGGAATAAGAAAAGGTATGATAACAACTGCTTGGGGTGCTATTATAACTTACATGTTATTATTCCTATTATTCCAATTTGGAGATCCAACAAAAATTAGTGCAAATAATTTATTTGGCTTTGAAACTCTAGCTTTTATAGCACTTTGGTGTATAGGAAGAGGACTTATTGGAGCAAGTGGTGGATTAACAATTAATGCCATAGCAGATTGTTCAGATTATGAAACATACAGAACTGGTAAGTATGTACCAGGTATGATGGGAACATTATTCTCATTTGTAGATAAAATTATATCTTCTATTTCAACAACAATAATAGGAGTTGTAATTGCTATGATAGGATATACAAATGGATTTCCTAAAATAGGGGATGTGAATACTCCACAGTTATTTTATGCAGCTATGTTTCTGTTTTTAGGATTACCAATACTTGGGTGGATAGCTTCAGTTATTTCATTAAAATTTTATCCATTAACTGCTGAGAAAATGGAAGAAATACAAAAACATATAAGTGATTTAAAGAACTCTAAGAGGTAA